The following proteins are encoded in a genomic region of Pseudoxanthomonas suwonensis 11-1:
- a CDS encoding MFS transporter, whose protein sequence is MSAPASPRRILFASLIGTTIEFFDFYIYATAAVLVFPKLFFPASEPTAATLQSLATFALAFLARPLGSAVFGHYGDRIGRKATLVAALLTMGISTVLIGLLPTYAQVGVLAPALLALCRFGQGLGLGGEWGGAVLLATENAPPGKRAWYGMFPQLGAPLGFLCSTGVFLVLAHFLDEGQFMAWGWRVPFLASAALVLVGLWVRLRITETPAFQKTLEREERERLPMATVLLRHPGTLVVGTLALMATFVLFYLMTVFALSWGTSALGYGREQFLLLQMVGVLCFAATIPLSAVYADRFGRRRAMIVATVGIILFGLLFKPLFGAGSAWQVLLFLCVGLGLMGMTYGPCGTILAEMFPTPVRYTGASLAFNLAGILGASPAPYIATRLAGDHGIAAVGGYMAGMATLTLLALLLVPRKPVE, encoded by the coding sequence ATGAGTGCTCCTGCCTCGCCACGCCGCATCCTGTTCGCCAGCCTCATCGGCACGACGATCGAGTTCTTCGACTTCTACATCTACGCCACCGCCGCGGTGCTGGTGTTCCCGAAGCTGTTCTTCCCGGCCTCGGAGCCGACCGCGGCCACCCTGCAGTCGCTGGCCACCTTCGCCCTGGCCTTCCTGGCCCGGCCGCTGGGCTCGGCGGTGTTCGGCCACTACGGCGACCGCATCGGGCGCAAGGCCACCCTGGTCGCGGCCCTGCTGACCATGGGCATCTCCACCGTGCTGATCGGCCTGCTGCCGACCTACGCCCAGGTCGGCGTACTCGCCCCGGCCCTGCTGGCGCTGTGCCGCTTCGGCCAGGGCCTGGGCCTGGGCGGCGAGTGGGGCGGGGCGGTGCTGCTGGCCACCGAGAACGCGCCGCCGGGCAAGCGCGCCTGGTACGGGATGTTCCCGCAGCTGGGCGCGCCGCTGGGCTTCCTGTGCTCGACCGGCGTGTTCCTGGTGCTGGCCCACTTCCTGGACGAGGGCCAGTTCATGGCCTGGGGCTGGCGCGTGCCGTTCCTGGCCAGCGCCGCCCTGGTCCTGGTGGGCCTGTGGGTGCGCCTGCGCATCACCGAGACGCCGGCGTTCCAGAAGACCCTGGAACGCGAGGAGCGCGAGCGCCTGCCGATGGCCACGGTGCTGCTGCGCCATCCGGGCACCCTGGTGGTTGGCACCCTGGCGCTGATGGCGACCTTCGTCCTGTTCTACCTGATGACGGTGTTCGCGCTGAGCTGGGGTACTTCGGCCCTGGGCTACGGTCGCGAGCAGTTCCTGCTGCTGCAGATGGTCGGCGTGCTCTGCTTCGCCGCGACCATCCCGCTGTCTGCGGTGTACGCCGACCGCTTCGGCCGGCGCCGGGCGATGATCGTCGCGACCGTCGGCATCATCCTGTTCGGCCTGCTGTTCAAGCCGCTGTTCGGCGCCGGAAGTGCCTGGCAGGTGCTGCTGTTCCTGTGCGTGGGCCTGGGCCTGATGGGCATGACCTACGGCCCCTGCGGCACGATCCTCGCCGAGATGTTCCCCACGCCGGTGCGCTACACCGGCGCGTCGCTGGCCTTCAACCTGGCCGGCATCCTCGGCGCCTCGCCGGCGCCGTACATCGCGACCAGACTGGCCGGCGACCACGGCATCGCCGCGGTCGGCGGCTACATGGCCGGCATGGCCACGCTGACCCTGCTGGCCCTGCTTCTGGTGCCACGCAAGCCGGTGGAATGA
- a CDS encoding NAD(P)/FAD-dependent oxidoreductase — MSAPYPPSWYAASAAPLPEQPVLEGAVEADVCILGAGYTGLTAALELAEAGYSVVVVEAQRVGWGASGRNGGQAIVGYGCEQETLERLLGPDEARLLFDYSREAMDRLRGRIARHGIECDWRDGHAHVPIKPRQERALRAGIIEMAGRYDYPLEWWDRARLRQELASDRYLGAMYDSASGHLHPLEYCLGLARAALAAGVRIYEQSPVVELVHGAKPVLRTARGQATGEFAVLAGNAWLRGIAPELESRVMPVGTYIAATAPLGEEAARALIRNDMAVADVNWALDYFRLSRDHRLLFGGRASYSSYPPPNLCGVMRRRIRKVFPQLADVPIDYLWGGYVDISLNRAPHWGRMGNNVYYAQGFSGHGVATTGLAGRLVAEAIAGQSRRLDVFAKIPHAPFPGGRLLRMPLLVAAMAWYRLRDALW, encoded by the coding sequence GTGAGCGCGCCCTATCCGCCCAGCTGGTACGCGGCCAGCGCCGCGCCGCTGCCGGAACAGCCGGTGCTGGAGGGCGCGGTCGAGGCCGATGTCTGCATCCTCGGCGCCGGCTATACCGGCCTGACCGCGGCGCTGGAACTGGCCGAGGCTGGCTATTCGGTGGTGGTGGTCGAGGCGCAGCGGGTCGGCTGGGGCGCCTCGGGCCGCAACGGCGGCCAGGCCATCGTCGGCTACGGCTGCGAGCAGGAAACGCTGGAACGGCTGCTTGGCCCGGACGAGGCGCGGCTGCTGTTCGATTACTCGCGCGAGGCCATGGACCGCCTGCGCGGACGCATCGCCCGCCACGGCATCGAATGCGATTGGCGCGACGGCCATGCCCACGTGCCGATCAAGCCGCGCCAGGAACGCGCCCTGCGCGCCGGCATCATCGAGATGGCCGGGCGCTACGACTACCCGCTGGAATGGTGGGACCGCGCCCGCCTGCGCCAGGAACTGGCCAGCGACCGCTACCTCGGCGCGATGTACGACTCCGCCTCCGGCCACCTGCACCCGCTGGAGTACTGCCTGGGCCTGGCCCGCGCGGCATTGGCCGCCGGCGTGCGCATCTACGAGCAGTCGCCGGTCGTGGAGCTCGTGCACGGCGCGAAGCCGGTGCTGCGCACCGCCCGCGGCCAGGCCACCGGCGAATTCGCGGTCCTGGCCGGCAACGCCTGGCTGCGCGGCATCGCCCCGGAGCTGGAATCGCGGGTGATGCCGGTCGGCACCTATATCGCCGCAACCGCGCCGCTGGGCGAGGAGGCCGCGCGTGCCCTGATCCGCAACGACATGGCCGTGGCCGACGTGAACTGGGCGCTGGACTACTTCCGCCTCAGCCGCGACCACCGCCTGCTGTTCGGCGGCCGCGCCAGCTATTCCAGCTATCCGCCCCCGAACCTGTGCGGGGTGATGCGCCGGCGCATCCGCAAGGTGTTCCCGCAGCTGGCCGACGTGCCGATCGACTACCTGTGGGGCGGCTACGTGGACATCTCGCTCAACCGCGCCCCGCACTGGGGCCGGATGGGCAACAACGTCTACTACGCCCAGGGCTTCTCCGGCCACGGCGTGGCCACCACCGGCCTGGCCGGGCGGCTGGTGGCCGAGGCCATCGCCGGGCAGTCGCGCCGGCTGGACGTGTTCGCGAAGATCCCGCATGCGCCCTTCCCCGGCGGCCGCCTGCTGCGCATGCCGCTGCTGGTCGCGGCCATGGCCTGGTACCGCCTGCGCGACGCGCTGTGGTGA
- a CDS encoding MFS transporter has product MQDRTRVPSTPSLQQHATRAAFFMPGFAIAAWAPLVPFAKARAGLDEAMLGMVLLCLGAGSLLAMPMAGALAARQGCRRVMLAAMLAACAALPVLAIAPNAVVLGLALFVFGAAIGAMDCTMNLQAVVVERESGRALMSGFHAFYSIGGFAGAAAMTALLSAGAVPVWACVAAVVVVLALVGVAFRHWRGERVDSDVPAFAWPRGIVLLVGVVCFVMFLAEGAMLDWGAVFLDQAKDMDPARAGLGYVAFSLAMTVARLTGDGVVQAVGAMRAVVAGALVAFAGFAVIVLAPGVTVALLGFVLVGIGCANIVPVMFTAAGRQTAMPESLAIPAISTLGYAGVLAGPALIGFVAHGTSLQFAFWCLAFSVLGVALATRWLRV; this is encoded by the coding sequence ATGCAGGACCGGACCCGAGTGCCTTCCACGCCAAGCCTCCAGCAGCACGCCACCCGCGCCGCCTTCTTCATGCCAGGTTTCGCGATCGCGGCCTGGGCCCCGCTGGTGCCGTTCGCCAAGGCGCGTGCCGGACTGGACGAGGCGATGCTGGGCATGGTCCTGCTGTGCCTGGGCGCGGGCTCGCTGCTGGCGATGCCGATGGCGGGCGCACTGGCCGCGCGGCAGGGCTGCCGCCGGGTGATGCTCGCGGCGATGCTGGCCGCCTGCGCGGCGCTGCCGGTGCTGGCCATCGCGCCCAACGCCGTGGTGCTGGGCTTGGCGCTGTTCGTGTTCGGCGCGGCGATCGGCGCGATGGACTGCACCATGAACCTGCAGGCGGTCGTGGTCGAGCGCGAGAGCGGGCGCGCGCTGATGTCCGGTTTCCACGCCTTCTACAGCATCGGCGGCTTCGCCGGGGCCGCGGCGATGACCGCGCTGCTGAGCGCCGGTGCCGTGCCGGTCTGGGCCTGCGTGGCCGCGGTGGTGGTCGTCCTGGCCCTGGTCGGCGTGGCCTTCCGCCACTGGCGCGGGGAGCGGGTGGACTCGGACGTACCGGCGTTCGCCTGGCCGCGCGGCATCGTGCTGCTGGTCGGCGTGGTCTGCTTCGTGATGTTCCTGGCCGAGGGCGCGATGCTGGACTGGGGCGCGGTGTTCCTCGACCAGGCCAAGGACATGGATCCGGCGCGCGCGGGCCTGGGTTACGTGGCGTTCTCCCTGGCCATGACCGTTGCACGCCTGACCGGCGACGGCGTGGTCCAGGCCGTCGGTGCGATGCGCGCGGTGGTGGCCGGTGCGCTGGTTGCCTTCGCCGGGTTCGCGGTGATCGTGCTGGCGCCGGGCGTCACGGTGGCGCTGCTGGGCTTCGTGCTGGTGGGTATCGGTTGCGCCAACATCGTCCCGGTCATGTTCACCGCGGCCGGCCGCCAGACCGCGATGCCGGAGAGCCTGGCGATCCCGGCGATCAGCACGCTCGGCTACGCGGGCGTGCTGGCCGGGCCGGCGCTGATCGGCTTCGTTGCCCATGGCACCTCGCTGCAGTTCGCGTTCTGGTGCCTGGCCTTCTCCGTGCTTGGCGTGGCCCTGGCGACGCGCTGGCTGAGGGTCTGA
- a CDS encoding diguanylate cyclase, whose translation MPATAPTPHASPLPQRVLLVENSRAFVQAVAQAIEQQLELPVTVASTLAEARAALATHDDWFLVLTGLVLADGDLETVVDCFLGRELPTVVVSGVYDEELRERLLRRQIIDFVLKNTPGSLDYIVWLVQRLERNRRISALVVDDSASARAQAGLLLEMFGYRVVQVPDGDRALAAVEADQSIRLAIVDQEMPGMQGIELTRRLRALRARDRMAVIGVSGRDDPGLVARFLKNGANDFLRKPYSREEFFCRVSQNVDQLELIGSLQDLATRDFLTGLPNRRHFLDQAERLVPRMRDVRQPLAMVMLDLDHFKHVNDTWGHETGDRALRAVASTISAHARPQDHIARFGGEEFCMLLPGLEGRELHEHLEKLRLRVEDLRVPVDQGELRLSISIGACNARVGDTLHSLLAEADRRLYLAKAGGRNQVIDVA comes from the coding sequence ATGCCAGCGACCGCGCCAACCCCGCACGCAAGTCCCCTGCCGCAGCGCGTGCTGCTGGTGGAGAACTCGCGCGCGTTCGTGCAGGCGGTCGCCCAGGCGATCGAGCAGCAGCTGGAGCTGCCGGTCACCGTCGCCTCGACCCTGGCCGAGGCGCGTGCCGCCCTGGCCACCCACGACGACTGGTTCCTGGTCCTGACCGGCCTGGTCCTGGCCGACGGCGACCTGGAAACCGTGGTCGACTGCTTCCTCGGCCGCGAACTGCCCACCGTGGTGGTCAGCGGCGTGTACGACGAGGAGCTGCGCGAGCGCCTGCTGCGCCGGCAGATCATCGACTTCGTGCTGAAGAACACCCCCGGCAGCCTGGACTACATCGTCTGGCTGGTGCAGCGGCTGGAGCGCAACCGGCGCATCTCCGCGCTGGTGGTGGACGACTCGGCCAGCGCGCGCGCCCAGGCCGGCCTGCTGCTGGAGATGTTCGGCTACCGCGTGGTGCAGGTGCCCGACGGCGACCGCGCCCTGGCCGCGGTCGAGGCCGACCAGAGCATCCGCCTGGCCATCGTCGACCAGGAGATGCCGGGCATGCAGGGCATCGAGCTGACCCGCCGCCTGCGCGCCCTGCGCGCACGCGACCGCATGGCGGTCATCGGCGTGTCCGGCCGCGACGATCCGGGCCTGGTGGCGCGGTTCCTGAAGAACGGCGCCAACGACTTCCTGCGCAAGCCGTACTCGCGCGAGGAGTTCTTCTGCCGGGTTTCGCAGAACGTGGACCAGCTGGAGCTCATCGGCAGCCTCCAGGACCTGGCGACCCGCGATTTCCTCACCGGCCTGCCCAACCGCCGCCACTTCCTCGACCAGGCCGAGCGCCTGGTGCCGCGCATGCGCGACGTGCGCCAGCCGCTGGCGATGGTCATGCTCGACCTGGACCACTTCAAGCACGTCAACGACACCTGGGGCCACGAGACCGGCGACCGTGCACTGCGCGCGGTGGCCTCGACGATCTCGGCCCATGCCCGCCCGCAGGACCATATCGCCCGCTTCGGCGGCGAGGAGTTCTGCATGCTGTTGCCCGGCCTGGAAGGCAGGGAGCTGCACGAGCACCTGGAGAAGCTGCGCCTGCGGGTGGAGGACCTGCGGGTGCCGGTGGACCAGGGCGAGCTGCGCCTGTCGATCAGCATCGGCGCCTGCAACGCACGCGTCGGCGATACCCTGCACAGCTTGCTGGCCGAGGCCGACCGGCGCCTGTACCTGGCCAAGGCCGGCGGCCGCAACCAGGTCATCGACGTCGCCTGA
- a CDS encoding bacteriohemerythrin, translating to MSLMIWQDSLDTGIEVIDEQHRRIVSMINQLHQAQTGASALAVAEVLDELVDYTLSHFAFEEELMEEAGYPFSAAHRRVHEVFTKRVSEYRMRFQAGEDVVDELKSMLSRWLFNHIRNDDKAYSEQVRRHLDRFAREHQQGGWLARTVHRLFPRHGHHHAH from the coding sequence ATGTCCCTGATGATCTGGCAGGACAGCCTCGATACCGGCATCGAGGTGATCGACGAGCAACACCGCCGCATCGTGTCGATGATCAACCAGCTGCACCAGGCCCAGACCGGCGCATCGGCCCTGGCCGTGGCCGAGGTGCTGGACGAGCTGGTGGACTACACCCTATCCCACTTCGCCTTCGAGGAGGAGCTGATGGAGGAGGCCGGCTACCCGTTCAGCGCCGCCCACCGCCGGGTGCACGAGGTGTTCACCAAGCGCGTCAGCGAGTACCGCATGCGCTTCCAGGCGGGCGAGGACGTGGTCGACGAGCTCAAGAGCATGCTCTCGCGCTGGCTGTTCAACCACATCCGCAACGACGACAAGGCCTACTCGGAGCAGGTGCGCCGCCACCTCGACCGCTTCGCCCGCGAGCACCAGCAGGGTGGCTGGCTGGCACGCACCGTGCACCGCCTGTTCCCGCGCCACGGCCACCACCACGCGCACTGA
- a CDS encoding DUF3247 family protein: MNSIAIAPRVHTDPQAIERLKTLQLELDGELEVELHMRDGSVLRGTLPERPTIQQFFDPDGNAGTNGLFRMDDGDGGVHLYWLDEIEKVVPTGTA; this comes from the coding sequence ATGAACAGCATTGCCATCGCACCGCGCGTGCACACCGACCCGCAGGCGATCGAGCGCCTCAAGACCCTGCAGCTGGAACTGGACGGCGAGCTCGAGGTGGAACTGCACATGCGCGACGGCAGCGTCCTGCGCGGCACCCTGCCGGAGCGTCCCACGATCCAGCAGTTCTTCGACCCGGACGGCAACGCGGGCACCAACGGCCTGTTCCGCATGGACGACGGCGACGGTGGCGTGCACCTGTACTGGCTGGACGAGATCGAGAAGGTGGTCCCCACCGGTACCGCCTGA
- a CDS encoding glutamine synthetase family protein has protein sequence MTPPSTSALPAGDLATLQALGSAPDAHVDLLLPDANGVLRGKRVPASALEKVYANGVCLPMSLVAADILGNTVEETGLGYDIGDEDRICRPVPGSLRPVPWSPRPALQLLLQMEDAEGGWFEAHPRRVLQRVLDRFAAAGLAPVLAVELEFYLFDRLADADGRPQATINSATGRRNDSTQVYSIDDLDENAGFIHAVASACRAQGIPADTAVAEYAPGQFEINLAHRADALAACDDAVLLKRVIKAVAQQHGALASFMAKPLAGQAGSGMHLHVSLLDRDGRNVFACSPDAPADALRHAVAGLQASARDNLLLFAPHANSYRRFVANAFVPLNDSWGFNNRTVALRIPHSDPRNTRIEHRIAGADANPYLVAAAVLAGILHGLETRQDPGPPVAGNAYEQFEVQQPHWRQAIDDFLASEFAARWYGESFRHVYGQQKRREMLDFNTLVPDIDYAWYLRSV, from the coding sequence CGCCCGACGCCCATGTCGACCTGCTGCTGCCGGATGCCAACGGCGTGCTGCGCGGCAAGCGCGTACCCGCCTCCGCGCTGGAGAAGGTCTACGCCAATGGCGTCTGCCTGCCGATGTCGCTGGTGGCCGCCGACATCCTCGGCAACACCGTCGAGGAGACGGGCCTGGGCTACGACATCGGCGACGAGGACCGCATCTGCCGCCCCGTCCCCGGCAGCCTCAGGCCGGTGCCATGGTCGCCGCGCCCTGCCCTGCAGCTGCTGCTGCAGATGGAGGATGCCGAAGGCGGCTGGTTCGAGGCGCATCCGCGCCGGGTGCTGCAGCGGGTGCTGGACCGCTTCGCCGCCGCGGGGCTGGCCCCGGTGCTGGCGGTGGAGCTGGAGTTCTACCTGTTCGACCGCCTGGCCGATGCCGACGGCCGCCCGCAGGCGACGATCAACAGCGCCACCGGTCGCCGCAACGACAGCACCCAGGTCTATTCGATCGACGACCTGGACGAGAACGCCGGCTTCATCCATGCCGTGGCCAGCGCCTGCCGCGCCCAGGGCATCCCCGCCGACACCGCCGTGGCCGAGTACGCGCCGGGCCAGTTCGAGATCAACCTCGCCCATCGCGCCGACGCGCTGGCCGCGTGCGACGACGCGGTACTGCTCAAGCGCGTGATCAAGGCCGTCGCCCAGCAGCACGGCGCGCTGGCCAGCTTCATGGCCAAGCCGCTGGCGGGCCAGGCCGGCAGCGGCATGCACCTGCACGTGAGCCTGCTCGACCGCGACGGCCGCAACGTGTTCGCCTGCTCCCCGGATGCGCCGGCCGACGCCCTGCGCCACGCCGTGGCCGGGCTGCAGGCCAGCGCGCGCGACAACCTGCTGCTGTTCGCACCGCACGCCAACAGCTACCGCCGCTTCGTCGCCAACGCCTTCGTCCCGCTCAACGACAGCTGGGGCTTCAACAACCGCACCGTGGCCCTGCGCATCCCGCACAGCGACCCGCGCAACACCCGCATCGAGCACCGCATCGCCGGCGCCGATGCCAATCCCTACCTGGTCGCCGCGGCGGTGCTGGCCGGCATCCTGCACGGGCTGGAAACCCGCCAGGATCCGGGCCCGCCGGTGGCCGGCAACGCCTACGAACAGTTCGAAGTCCAGCAGCCGCATTGGCGCCAGGCGATCGACGACTTCCTCGCCAGCGAGTTCGCCGCCCGGTGGTACGGCGAGTCCTTCCGCCACGTCTACGGCCAGCAGAAGCGGCGCGAGATGCTGGACTTCAACACCCTGGTCCCCGACATCGACTATGCCTGGTACCTGCGCAGCGTCTGA